In Candidatus Manganitrophus morganii, the genomic window CTCGATGTCTATCTCGGGATTCCGGCCGAGCAGCCCGATGCCGCCAACTGCCGGTTGGAGGAGGGGGGCGACACGCGATCGACCCGTTATACCGCCTCCTATATTAAGGTGGCCGATTTCAACACCGGCGGAAATATCCGGGAGATCGCCGTCGCCCGGAAAAATCTTCGGCTCTTCTTCTCGGGGGAGGAGATGTCGGGGGCGGTTACCCTCAAGATCGCCGAGCTGGTCCGAACCGCCGGGGGGAACCTTGCCCTTCGGGAAACCTATATCCCCCCTTGTTTGGCGATCTCCGCCTCCGGATACCTGATGCGGCTGATCCGCGGATTGTTGGAGCTCCTCTCCGCCAAGCGGAGCGCCCTGGGCGGGCAGCGCGACGATCCGGGGTCGTTCGATCCGGTCCGCATGACCCTTCTTCAAACCCTCAACCGGTCGATTCCGGTTTTGTCCCACTACAGCCATCTCGGGAAGATCCATCCCGAAGTGCTCTATCTGACCCTCGCATCGATGGCGGGGGAGTTGACCACGGCGTCGCCCGACCAGCATCCGCGCGATCTCCCTCCGTATCAGCACCACGATCTCACAAAAACGTTCCGGGAGCTGGAGCTGCGGATCAGAGGCCTGGTGGAGGGGGTCACTCCGACGCGGCATATCGTCATCCCGCTGGAGAAGAGCCGGGAGAATACGCTGGTCGGCCGTATCGGCGATGAGCGGCTTTTGGAGACGTCTCAATTCTACCTCGGGGTGACCGGTAACCTTCCGGAAGATCAGATCCGGGAGTGGACCCCGCGGCGAATCAAGGCGGGCGCCCCGCTCGATCTCGATACCATCGTCACCTCGGCATTGCCGGGGCTCAAGCTAACCTACACCGCCCGTCCGCCTTCAGGTCTCTCTCCAAAAATCGGGCATCATTATTTTCGACTTGAGAATCAAGGGCCCCTTTGGGACTCGATCTGCCGTTCACATTCGGTCGCCTTCTATCTTCCTTCAGATCTGAATGGCTTAACCGTCGAGCTTTTTGCAATAAAGGAGTAGGCTTCAATGGCAAGCGCGAATGCAGGAGAAAGGAAGCGGCTGGTCGATCTCTTCTCCGACCTGTTCATCTTGGGGGCCCATCTGAAAACCGCACGCGACTATGGCACCCCGGACGCATTGCGGATGCGGCTGGTGGAGATGTTCAACGCGGCGGAGCGGGAGGCGAAACGCCTCGCGGTTCCCGACGACGCGGTCCAGCAGGCGCGCTTCGCCATCGCCGCTTTCCTCGACGAGATGATTCTCGGCGTCCCTTCTCCCCATCGCGACGCTTGGTCGGCCCGGCCGCTGCAGTATGAATTCTTCCGGGAAAACGTCGCCGGGGTGGAGTTCTTCAACCGGCTCGACGGCCTTCGCAAATCAATCTCTTCGAATCGTGATGTCGTAGAGGTCTATTATCTCTGCCTGGTCCTCGGGTTTGAGGGGCAATACAAGCTCCACGGACGGGAGAAGCTCAAAGATCTGATCGACGGGCTCGCCCGGGAGATCCAGCCGAGGCCGGGAGAGATCCCGCTCCTTTCGCCGCACGGCAAGCGCCCGGACGAATTGATCGAGATGGTGAAGCAGGGGATTCCCTCCTGGGTGGTCGCCGTCTCCTGTTTTGCGATCGTCTTCCTTTTATATATTTCCCTTTCGCTTCTCATCAGCCGGGACGCCAACGGAATCGCAAATGAGATCCAGCAGTTGATCGGGGGGGGACGATGAAGTTTTTGTTGAAAGGTCTCAAAGCCCTCGTCAATGCGATGACCCGATTCCCCCGGGTCACGGCGGCCGTCGCGATTTTTCTGCTGATCTGTCTCATCTGGTTCGCCGGCCCGTCCCTCTGGCTGGAGAAGCTCGAAACGCGGCTTTTTTTGATTGTCGCCATCCTCTTCTTCTGGTCGCTCTTCCTCGTGATCGACCGCTACCGCGCCGAGCAGGGGGCAAAGCAGCTGGAGAAGTCGCTTCAAAAACAGGCGCAGGAGCAGGCGGTTAGCAGCCGGCCCGACCGGAAGGAAGAGATCGAGGAGCTCGGAGGCCAATTCGACAAGGCGGTCGCCGCGCTGAAGCAGTCGAAGCTGGGGAAGGGCCGCTCCGGGAGGACCGCCCTGTATGCCCTCCCCTGGTATATGTTCATCGGCCCCCCCGCTTCCGGGAAGAGCACCGCATTGTTACATTCCGGTTTGCAGTTCCCTTATCTCGGCGGGTCGAGCCGCGGGGTGCAGGGGGTCGGCGGGACGCGCAACTGCGACTGGTGGTTCACCAGCGAGGCGGTCCTCCTCGATACGGCCGGCCGCTACGTCACCCAGGATGAAGACCGGGAGGAGTGGTACGGCTTCCTCGATCTTCTGAAAAAACACCGGAAGGGGAAGCCGATCAACGGGGTCCTGGCGGCGATGAGCATCGTCGAATTGCTGGAGGCGAGCGAGGAGGATCTGGAGTGGCACGCCAAAAACATGCGGGCGAGAATAGACGAGCTGATCCAGCGGCTCGGGATTGTCTTTCCGGTCTATCTTCTTTTTACCAAGTGCGATCTGATCCGCGGCTTTGTCGAGTTCTATGAAGACTTCAGCAAAACGGAGCGGGAGCAGATCTGGGGGGCGACCCTGCCGAAGAACCCCCCCGCCGGCGCCTTGCCGCAACAGCTCTTCGACGCGGAGTTCGGCCAGCTCTTCAACGCGCTCGACGCCCGGCGGCTGGCGCGGCTTTCCTCCGCGCGGGGGGCGCAGAAGGTCCGGGATGTTTATGGGTTTCCGCTGCAGATCGCGACCGGACGGGAAAAGATGGCCCGGTTTGTGGAGCTGGTCTTCGCCCACAATCCGTATCAGGAGAATCCGATCTTCCGCGGATTCTACTTCACCAGCGGAACGCAGGAGGGGAGGCCGATCGACCGGATTCTCACCGCCGTCAGCCGCGCCTCCGGCCTTTCCGAGGCGGTCAGCGATTCGTTCGGCTCGGAAGTCGAGTCGAAGAGCTACTTCATCAAGAACCTTTTCACCGATGTGATCTTCCAGGACCAGGTTCTGGCGGGACCTTCCAACGCCATGACCCGCCAACGCGGCGCCCTGCGGGTGGCGGTCTTCGTCGGGTCGGTCCTCGTCACGGTCCTTTCCGTCGTCGGTCTCTCGTTCTCCTTCGTCGGAAATCGGGTCTATCTCGGCTCGATCAAGTCGAGCGCGTCGACGGCGGCCGAGATGGCGCCGGGAGACGAGCGGCAATTTCCGAAGAATGTGACGCAGCTGGACCAGCTTCGGGAGGGGCTCGACCGGCTCGAAAGCGACGCGGAGGGGGGGATTCCTTTCCGTCTGCGCGGCGGTCTCTACCGGGGGGGGACCCTCTATCCGCCGATGCGGGATCTTTATTTCCAGCGGCTCAATCAGCTCCTCCTCGGCCCGACGCAGGGGGCGATCGAAGCCGATCTGGAGCGGTTCGCGTCGAATCCCAGGCAGCTTCCGGAAGGCCGGGACTTCGATTATTACTACATGCTTTTGAAGATCTACCTGATGATGTCCGATCCGGCCCATCTCGATCCGCCCTTCCTCGACGAGCGGCTGCAGCAGATCTGGCGGGAGATGCTTCCGGCGCTCTACGCGAACCAAGTTCCGGAGGGGCTTCAAGACGGGATCGCCCAGCAGGTTTCTTTTTACAGCCGCGCCGCAAATCAACAAGGGATTCCCCGGCTCACACTGAATGAAAAACTGGTCGAGGAGGTTCGACGGGGGCTTCGGGCGATTCCGTTGGAGGAGCGCCTCTACACGCGCATCCGCCGGGAGGGATCGGAAAAGTCGGAGCCGTACACCCTTAAGGCCGCGTTGAAAGGAGACGGGGAGGGGGCGCTTCTCAGCGATTACAAGATCCCGGCCATTTTCACCGAGGCGGGATGGAAGGGCCCGTTCAAAGAGTCGCTCGATCGGATCCTTCAGGAAAAAGGGGTCGGCGGGGAGGAGTGGGTCCTCGGCGAGCCGGAGCCGGAGCGGACGACGGTGGCGGCGGGAATCGAGAAGCTTTACTTCGACGAATACCAGCGGCAATGGCGCGGATTCATCGAATCGGTCCGGCTGCGGCCCGCCGCGGGGATGTCCGAGACGGCGAAGCTCTTCGAGGTTCTCTCGCAGGAGAATTCGCCGCTGGCGGTGCTTTTCGCCGAGATCGATCGAAATACCTACCTTCGAAAAGAAGGGGCGCAGCAGCCCGGCGGGGGTGCGATGAAGGGGATGGTCGAGCGGGTGAAGGAGAAATTTGGAATGGAGCGTTCCGCCGAAACGGAGGGGACCCCCGCCGCTGCTTCTCAGCCGACGCCGGTTTCGACCCGGTTCCAATCATTTCATGATTTCGTGACCTCGGCCGACCCGAAGAAAGAGCCCCCGGTGAGCCGTCTCGTCGCCGAATTGCGCAGGGCGTATGACGTTCTTCAGCCGCTGGCGGAATCGGGCGATGCAGCGGGGGCCAAGGCGTTGGTCCAGGGGATGGCGAGCGGGCAGTCGAACGATCTCTTCGTTGCTCAAAGGAACGCCGAGCGCCTTCTCCAGACGACCGACGCGGAGGTCCGCCGGGTGGTGGCGCCGATTTTCCTGGAGCCGTTCAAGATGGCCTCCTCCGGGCTGGTGAGCGGGGCGATGGCCGACCTGAACCGCCGGTGGCGGGGTGAGGTCTACGAGCCGTGCCAGCAGAGCATTGCGGGGCGGTATCCCTTCAAGAAGGGGGGAGAAGATGCGACCCTGACCGACATCGCGGAGTTTTTCCATCCGCAAGAGGGGACCCTCTGGAAGTTCTACGAGAAGGAGCTCAAGCCGTTTGTGGAAGAGGGGAGCCGGCAATGGGAGGTCAAGCGGACCTCGGCCGCCCCGGCGATGTCGCCCGACTTTCTGGAGTCGCTCCGGCGGGCCCGGCACCTCTCGGAGAGTCTCTTCCCGAGGGGGAATCCCGATCTGAAGCTGTCGTTCAGCCTCTATCCCTACCCGAGCTCCGGAGTCACCGAGATCCTTCTCTCCGCCGACGGAAAGGATCTCCGATACCGGAACGAGCCGCAGGAATGGCATGAATTCTCCTGGCCCGGAACGTCCGGGACACCGGGGGCGATGCTTCAGGTCCAGAGCGGCGGCTCCCGGCAGATGCAGCAGTATGGCGGTCGATGGGGTTTCTTCAAGCTCCTCGACGCGGCAAAAATCACCCCGGTCAGCAGTATCGTTTACAAGATCGAGTGGGAGCTGAAGGGGCCGGATGGAAAGGCGATTAAAGTCCGTTACGACCTCAGAGCGCAGAGTGTGAAGAATCCTTTCAAGCCGGGATTCTTCTCAGAGACGTTGTGTCCGAATAGGATTGGGTAATTTGTAGGGGCGAATCTTGTATTCGCCCCTGTCCTAATTAGGAAAAAGAGCGGGCGATCACAAGGATCGCCCCTACAATCCAGATTTGAGAGGAGCATCTTCCTTGGGAAACGGAACCTTCGGCTGCTTCGGAAAACTCCCGATCCATTCCGATTTTATTCGCTTTCGCGCGTCGGGTGAAGAGGTCCGCGCGCTCGATCAATGGCTGCAGGAAGGAATCCTCGCCGGGAAGTCCCGGTTGGGGAGGGGATGGGAGGCCGATTATTTTCAGGCCGATCCGTGGAACTTTGTTTTTCAGGTGGAGGGGACCGACAGCTTTCTCATCGGGACCCTGGTGCCGAGCCGGGATCAGGCGGGACGCTCCTACCCCTTCTTTCTTTTCCTGAGGGTCGACCGGAAGCGGTTCGCCGCGCCGATTCAATTCGCCCCGATGACGTACGCCTCTTTTTTGAATGAGGCGGCCGCGCTGGCGCGGTCGGGCGGGTCGGGCATGCGGTTGAAGGAGTTTCTGGAGCATCTCGAACGGCTGACCCTTCCCATTCCGGACGACCGCGCCCCCGCGGCGGCGGAGGAGAACTATCGGCGATTTTTACAGGGGGAGCCGAGCCGGGCCTTCTGGACGGCGCTCTTCGGAGAGTTCGAGCACCCGAAAAAATATCAAGTCGATCAGAATCTCCTGGCGATTCTGGGGCCGATGCGCCAAATTTCTTCAAACCGGCTGGGTTTCGGTTTACGGTTTCCGTTGATCGCTTCGGAGAAGAATCGCAACGAGGATATCCCCTTCTGGAGTGATTTGATGGCGCGGATGCTGAAGCGGCCTCCGACCGCTCTCAACTTATTCTGGAATCGAACGCCGGCGAAAGGGACCCCCTGGATGATGCTCTTCATGGGGGCCCCCTCGGCGAAGAGTTTTCTCTCCCTGATCGCCCCGAGTCTCGACGGCGGGACCGCGTATGAGTTGGCGCCGGAGACGGCGGTTGAACTTCAGACGGTAAAAGAAAAGGTCGATGCCGGCCGGCGGGCGGTTTTAGAGAATGGCGAGATGTCGCTGGCGGCTTTTTTAGAGGCGATCGGGACGGTGTGATGTCGTAGGGGCGTGATTTATCACGCCCTCCCGGAGGGCGCCATGAATGGCGCCCCTACATAAAGATAGAACGGAATTGTTTTCGGAGTCTCTGATGAGTGACGAAATCGCAGAGTGGGTTGGAATCGGGTCGACGCCGATTCGCTCCGACGCCCCTTCGGGGGATTCGGCCAAATATGATCCGCTCTTTGAGAAGCTTCAGGCGGAGATCGGAAAACTGGAGGCGCTTTCCGGCGGCCCGGTCCAATGGAAAGAGGTGATCGGATCCGGTCGGGAGATTTTGGAAAAGAAATCGAAGGATCTCCTGGTGGCCAGCTACGTCTCCGTCGGACTGCTTGAGCAACGGGGATACGCCGGTCTTTTGGCGGGGCTCTCCTGCATGGAGGGGATGGTCGAAGCGTTCTGGGAGACCCTTTATCCGGAGACGAAGCGGATGCGGGCGCGGATCAACGCGCTGATCTGGCTTTCCGAAAAAGGGGGCGTGGCGGTCGGGCGGAAGAAACCGGTTCCCGGCGAGGGAAAAGAGGTTCGCGCCTGCAGCGAGAAAATCGACGCTCTTGAGAAATATTTCGGCGAGAAACTCGCAAACGATTCTCCGGGGCTTGGCGATCTGCGCCGCGCCGTCGACCAGTGGGCCAGGGAGGTCGAGAGCGCCGAAGCGGCCACGGCCCGGACCGAATCGCCAGCGCCAAGCGCCTCGACGCCGGCAGAGGCGGCCGGACCGGCGATCTCTTCCGGCAAGATAGAGTCGATTGAAGAGGCCGAGCGGGCCTTCGGCGAAGCGGGCGACGTGATCCGCCGTGCCGCCGACGTCGTCCGAGGCCAGCAGCCGACGAACCCATGGCCCTACCAGATCATGCGCGCGCTGACCTGGTCGCGGTTCGACGGGCTTCCGGCTCATACCGATTGGGAGACCCGCATTCCGGCCCCCCCTTCCCATCTGGTGGAGAGTGGGCGCCTGCTGGTGGAGCAAAGAGGGTGGAAGGATCTGGTGGATCAGGTCGAAGCGCAACTTCCGGAAAATCCGTTTTGGCTCGACCTACAGCGCCTCAGCGCGCTGGCCCTTTCCAATCTCGGTTCTTCTTATGCCGGAATCAAAGGCGCCGTGTTGGGTGAGGTTCGGATCTTGCTGCAGCGGCTTCCCGATCTGCCGAGATGCCGTTTCGCCGACGGGACCCCCTTTGCCGACGATGAGACGCAGCAGTGGATTGAGAAAGAGGTCCTCTCCGGAGGAAATGGCGCTTCGACCGGCGCCGGGGAGGGAGGCGCCGCAGACGCGCGGATTGCAGAGACGCGGGCGCAGGCCAATCAACTTCTCGGACAGGGAGAGGCGAAGGGGGCGGTCGCTCTTTTTCAAGGAAGAATCAATGGGGCCGCGTCGCGGCGCGAGCGGTTTCTATTGCAGCTGGAGTTGGCCCAGCTTTGTCTGGATGCCGGGCATCCGAAGGTGGCCCTCTCTCAACTCGATGTGCTTCAACGGGAGATCGACCGTTTTTCCTTGGAAGAGTGGGAGCCGGCATTGAGTCTGGAAGTGCTTCGGGCCTCCTGGCGCGTGTTGAGCCGGTTGTCCCGGGATTCCGATCCGGGATCGCCCGAGTGGGCCGGACGGGCGGAGGCGATTTACGGAAGGATCAGCCGGCTCGATCCGGTCTCGGCGTTGGAGTTGGATAGGAAATAAAAATTTTGGTATTCATTCAAAAAGGAGAAAACCAATGGCAAAAGAATCATCCGTAGCACCGAAGGAACGGGTCAATATCGTCTACAAACCGGCCACGGGGGGGGCGCAGGCGGAAGTCGAGCTTCCCTTGAAGATGCTCATGATGGGGGATTATACGCTGCGGTCCGACGAGACGGCTCTCGAAGACCGGAAGCCGATCAACATCGATAAAGATAATTTCGAAGAGGTGATGCGGAACCAAGAGCTGAAGATTTCTTTGAATGTCGCGAACAAGCTCTCCGGAAAAGAAGGGGAAGAGCTTCCGGTCAACCTGAAATTCGAGAAGATGAAGGATTTCGGTCCCGAATCGGTGGTGGAGCAGGTCCCCGAGCTCAACAAACTTCTTCAGCTTCGAACCGCGCTCCAGGCGCTCAAAGGACCGTTGGGGAACATCCCGGCTTTTCGAAAGAAGATCGAAGGCCTCATCTCCGATGTGGCGGCCCGAGAAAAATTGCTTAAAGAATTGGGCGGGGACAAATAAGCTTTCAGCGTTCAGCAATCAGCTCAAGAAATATTTTGCTGAAAGCGGACGGCTGATGGCTGATCGCTTTCTTAATCAATAAGGAGACAAGAACATGGCGGAACAAACAGAAGAGAAGCAGGCGGGGGCGGTTGAAACAGCCGAGGGAGAGACCTCTCTGCTCGACACCATCCTGCAGGAAACGAAATTAAAACCCTCCGAGGAGGGATACTCGATCGCAAAGCGCGGCGTGGAAGCGTTTATCGCCGAGCTTCTGACCCCCGATCGAAAAGGGGCGAAGGTCCACCAGACGGTCATCAACGATATGATCGCCGAGATCGACCGGAAGCTGTCGTCCCAGGTGGATGCCATCATGCATCACCCGACCTTCCAGAAGATCGAATCGGCCTGGCGGGGGCTGAAGTTCGCGGTCGACCGGACCAACTTCCGTGAGAATATCAAGTTCGAGCTCCTGAACGTCTCCAAGGAAGATCTTCTCAACGACTTCGAGGACGCGCCGGAGATCACGAAGTCGGGTCTCTATAAATCGGTCTACACGGCCGAATACGGCACGTTCGGAGGCAAACCGGTCGGAGCGATGATCGCCAACTATGACTTCGGGCCCGGCCCGCAGGATGTGAAGCTCCTCCAATATGCCGCCAGCGTCGGGGCGATGGCCCATGCGCCGTTCATCGCCGCGGCGGGACCGCAGTTCTTCGGGCAGGAGAGCTTCCTCGGCCTTCCCAATCTGAAAGACCTCAAATCAATCTTCGAGGGGCCGCAGTATATCAAGTGGAATTCTTTCCGCGAATCGGAGGATGCGCGCTACGTCGGCTTGACCCTCCCCCGTTTCTTGCTCCGGCTGCCGTATCATCCGGAGAATAATCCGGTCAAGGCGTTCACCTATACCGAGGATGTCAGCAAGAGCCATGAGAGCTACCTTTGGGGGAACACGGCGTTCGCTTTCGCGACCCGGATCACCGACAGCTTTGCGAAGTACCGGTGGTGCCCCAACGTCATCGGGCCGACCAGCGGCGGCGCGGTGGAAGATCTCCCGGTTCACACCTTCGAATCGATGGGAGCGCTCGAGACCAAGATCCCGACCGAGGTCCTGATCTCCGAGCGGCGCGAGTTCGAGCTGGCGGAGGAGGGATTCATCGGATTGGCGATGCGGAAGGGGAGCGACAATGCCTGCTTCTTCTCGGCCAACTCCTGCCAGAAGCCGAAGTATTACGGCCAGAGCAAAGAGGGAAAAGAGGCCGAGACGAATTACAAGCTTGGCACGCAGCTTCCCTACATGATGATCATGAACCGGATGGCCCATTACCTGAAGGTCCTACAGCGCGAGCAGATCGGAAGCTGGAAGGAGCGGGTCGATCTGGAGAAGGAGCTGAACAAGTGGATCGGGCAGTATGTTTCCGATCAAGACGTCGTCGATCCGGCGGTCCGCGGACGGCGGCCCTTGCGCCAAGCCGAGATCACCGTCAGCGATGTGGAGGGAGATCCGGGCTGGTATAAGGTCGATATGAAGGTCCGCCCGCACTTCAAGTATATGGGCTCCTTCTTCACCCTCTCGCTGGTCGGGAAGCTCGATAAAAAATAACGGCGGTTTCCGGAAGTCGGAATCCTATTTTGAAATACGGAAAAAGGGAGCGAAGCGGGACGCTTCAAAACGAAGATCCCGAAAAGAAAGACCCGCTCAGAATAGAGGAAAGGGCGGATTGAATGCCATCGCTCCTCTTTTTGATCGATGATCCGAAGTGGTATTCCCTTTGCATTAGATGCCGATCGGGTTTCGAAAGAGAATCACTCAACGGAATGACACTCACAACTAAACGAAGGAGGAAATGACCATGCCGATGCCAGCACACATGACCCTGAAGGGAGAAAAGCAGGGGGACATCAAAGGAAACTGCACCATGAAGGGACGGGAAGGGACGATCCTCGTCCAGGCCCTCGACCATGAGATCCGCATCCCCACCGACATCCAAACCGGTCTGTCCACCGGAAAGCGCATCCACGGCGCGATGAAGGTCGTCAAGGAATTCGACAAAGCTTCTCCCATGCTCTATCAAGCCCTCTGCACCGGGGAGCATCTGACCAACGTGACCCTCAAATTCTATCGGGTTTCCATGAAAGGGACCGAGGAGCAATACTTCACCATCACCTTGGAAGACGCCGTGGTGGTCTCCATCCGGCCCTGGATGCCGAACTGCCTCGACAAATCGATGTCTTCTTACGGTCATATGGAAGAGCTCGCCTTCACCTACAGAAAGGCCTCTTGGAGACATGAGATCGACAAGATCGAAGCGCAGGACGATTGGGTCGTTCCGATCGAGTAGAGGTTTAAGCAATGGCGCGTGAAAGGTCCCTGTTGGAGCGGCTTGCCGATCCAACAGGGTACCGCCCGTTAACCGTCGAGGAGAATACGCAGGAGCTGGCCGACTCCATCTTGCGTCATCTCCGGAATATGCTCAATACCAAGCAGGGCCATTCGTTGACCCAGCCCGAGTATGGCATGCCCGATGTGACGGAGTTTATCCAGAACCTGCCGGAGATGGTCGAGGTGGTCCAGCGGGGAATCCGCAATTCGATCGAAAAGTTCGAGCCGCGTCTCAGAAACGTCACAGTGACTTATGTCCCTTCGCAGGACATCGCGACGAACATCCGATTCGAAATTACGGCCGAGCTGGTGACCGAGCGGGATGAGGCTTCCGTCTGGTTCGAAACGGCGGTGACGCCGACGGGACAGATCGAAATCCGGGGGTAGGGGCGGCAATCATCGCAAGGAGGTGGAACAATGGCCGGGAAAAAAGTATGGGTAACCTGGTTGCCGGCGGGAAAAGAAGCGCCTCAACCTGAAGGTGCTTTAAAGGCGCTGACCACCGTGGGATTGCAGGTGAGCGGCTCCCTTTGGATCGACGATTTGGAGAAGATGGCCTGGTACGATCTCGGCACCACGCTTCAAGATCCAACGCAGGCCGATCTCTGGCTGGTTGCCGGAAGAGGGGAAGATTTCCGGTCGGCGCGGTATCGTTACGGCCTGTCGCTGGTGATGGCGATGGCGCGGGATGGCCGCGGGGCCGGCTTCCCGATTCTCTGCCTCAGCTTGGACACGGTTCCCGAGACGGAGGCGATGCCGACCCTGATGCGGGGGCTCCGGTTTCTTTCGTCCGCCGATGCCGGTTGGGCCGCGAAAATTGCGGCGTCCTTTCTGAAAAAACCGGAAGGCCCGACAGGGGACTTCCGGTTGAGCGCAACCGGCCATCCCTATATCGGGCAGTGGTTCGAGGTGGGGCCGCGCGAAGGAGAGTGGCAGGGGGTGATGTTCGGCGTGAGCGGCGAGGGAAAGATTTCCCATCATCTGGTGGGACCGAAAGGCCAGCTTCCCGAGAAGAGCGTGCTTGAATACGCGACGCAGGGGATTAAGGCCGAGGTGAGCGGCGTCGAATACACCGCCTGGTCGGTGCAGAACAAGATCGGCCCGAACGACTCGTATTATATTAAAGTGGAAGGACATCCCTCCAAGGTGATGTTCGGCGGCCATCCCGGAACCGATCAGGCCGAGGTAACGATTGTGGATCTCGTAGGGGCGTGATTCATCACGCCCTGCTTCTTCAATACCGTTGAGTGGGCGCAATGATTGCGCCCCTACAAAAGAAAAACCATGGCCTTCAACAAATACTACCAAGACGAGCTGACCTTCCTCCGGGAAATGGGGCG contains:
- the tssC gene encoding type VI secretion system contractile sheath large subunit, with translation MAEQTEEKQAGAVETAEGETSLLDTILQETKLKPSEEGYSIAKRGVEAFIAELLTPDRKGAKVHQTVINDMIAEIDRKLSSQVDAIMHHPTFQKIESAWRGLKFAVDRTNFRENIKFELLNVSKEDLLNDFEDAPEITKSGLYKSVYTAEYGTFGGKPVGAMIANYDFGPGPQDVKLLQYAASVGAMAHAPFIAAAGPQFFGQESFLGLPNLKDLKSIFEGPQYIKWNSFRESEDARYVGLTLPRFLLRLPYHPENNPVKAFTYTEDVSKSHESYLWGNTAFAFATRITDSFAKYRWCPNVIGPTSGGAVEDLPVHTFESMGALETKIPTEVLISERREFELAEEGFIGLAMRKGSDNACFFSANSCQKPKYYGQSKEGKEAETNYKLGTQLPYMMIMNRMAHYLKVLQREQIGSWKERVDLEKELNKWIGQYVSDQDVVDPAVRGRRPLRQAEITVSDVEGDPGWYKVDMKVRPHFKYMGSFFTLSLVGKLDKK
- a CDS encoding Hcp family type VI secretion system effector; translation: MPMPAHMTLKGEKQGDIKGNCTMKGREGTILVQALDHEIRIPTDIQTGLSTGKRIHGAMKVVKEFDKASPMLYQALCTGEHLTNVTLKFYRVSMKGTEEQYFTITLEDAVVVSIRPWMPNCLDKSMSSYGHMEELAFTYRKASWRHEIDKIEAQDDWVVPIE
- the tssE gene encoding type VI secretion system baseplate subunit TssE yields the protein MARERSLLERLADPTGYRPLTVEENTQELADSILRHLRNMLNTKQGHSLTQPEYGMPDVTEFIQNLPEMVEVVQRGIRNSIEKFEPRLRNVTVTYVPSQDIATNIRFEITAELVTERDEASVWFETAVTPTGQIEIRG